AGCATTGCACACTGCAACGCGCAACCACGAGCCACGCACTCACTGACATTGATTGTGCGACTAGGCTCCCTTCTAAAGAATCCGGCCAGAACTCTAGCAATAGCAGGTACCCGAGACCCTGACCCAACGAGCTCCACAGACTGCAGCTTATCCAATCCAATACCTGAATCTGCCATCGCCCTCTTGCACGGCTCAACAACTCTCTCCAGCAGCTCAGCACAGAGCTTCTCGAAGTCTTCCCTCCGGATCATCCCCCTCACATCCTTCTCCTCCATGAGGCACTCTATGTTGACGACCGCCTCGGCATTCGCGCTCAACACCTTCTTCGCCTTCTCACAGGCGGCCCTCAGCCTCATGCTCGCCTTCACATTACCCACGACATCGATCTTATACCTGTCCCTGAACTCCTCTGCGAAATGCTCGAACAGCACCTCGTCGAAGTCCCGGCCGCCCAGGTCCGCATCGAAGCCGTGCGACAGCACCTTCATCCCGGACGGGTCGAAGGCGACGACCCCGGCCTGGGTGTCGGAGTGGCCGACGTCGACGAAGGCGACGAAGGTGGGGCCCCCGGCGACTCCGAGGTCGGAGCGGTAGAGGCCGTAGCCGAGGGCGGTGGCGGCGAGGTCGTGCATgaggcggagcgggcggagcCCCGCGACGGCCGCGGCGTCGGCGTAGGCGCGGCGCTGCGCCTGCGTGAGGTAGCAGGGCACGGAGATCACGCAGTCGGCGACGGGGGCCCCGAGGTCGTCCTCGGCGAGCTGGCGGAGGTAGGCGAGGAGCATGGCGAGGATGTGGGTCGGGGAGAGCGCGATGCGGCGGCCGAGGTGGTCGACGTGGACGCGGGCCCCGCCGGCGGCGTCGACGGGGAAGGGGAGGCGCGGGAGGTCGCGGGGGACGGGGCgggaggcgaggaggaggaggcgcttgGGGCTGGAGAAGGGGGCGTGGGAGGAGGCGGCCCCCGACGCGTGGGCGCCCAGCAGGCGCGCGCTGtgggagaaggcgacggcggcgggcgaCTCGCGCTTGGACTCGGCGTTGAGCAGCACGTCGATGCCAcgctgccgcgccgccgccgccaccagggTGTCGTTGCCGACGTCGAGCCCCACCACGCTcatcgcggcggcggcggcggcggcggcgctgatGGCGGCTGGCCGGGAATTGGGATTCGGGATTCGATCGACGCGGCGGGGGTGTCGGGACTCGGGAGGGAGTGGGATTTTGGGGGGTGGGTGCGGGGGTGGGGAGTGGGGGTGGTGCGCCGGAGGGGTACGGGCCGCGGGCGCCGGTGTGGGCGACGACTAGTCTGCAGCGCACGCT
This sequence is a window from Aegilops tauschii subsp. strangulata cultivar AL8/78 chromosome 7, Aet v6.0, whole genome shotgun sequence. Protein-coding genes within it:
- the LOC109761813 gene encoding heat shock 70 kDa protein 16; this translates as MSVVGLDVGNDTLVAAAARQRGIDVLLNAESKRESPAAVAFSHSARLLGAHASGAASSHAPFSSPKRLLLLASRPVPRDLPRLPFPVDAAGGARVHVDHLGRRIALSPTHILAMLLAYLRQLAEDDLGAPVADCVISVPCYLTQAQRRAYADAAAVAGLRPLRLMHDLAATALGYGLYRSDLGVAGGPTFVAFVDVGHSDTQAGVVAFDPSGMKVLSHGFDADLGGRDFDEVLFEHFAEEFRDRYKIDVVGNVKASMRLRAACEKAKKVLSANAEAVVNIECLMEEKDVRGMIRREDFEKLCAELLERVVEPCKRAMADSGIGLDKLQSVELVGSGSRVPAIARVLAGFFRREPSRTINVSECVARGCALQCAMLSPTFRVREYEVQDVIPASIGFCTNEGPISALTSNALFRRGQPLPSVKIITLHRNSGFTLDAFYVDENELPPGTSTQIGSFEIGPFQAHSEKSKVKVKIRLNLHGLISVESAVLIDEDQRDANSADSMELDSNDNMDHKSRNERPMHRQDLQIVECIYGVMSKQELLEAQEQEQQLAYQDKLVERTKERKNALESYVYDTRNKLSERYRGFATDSEREEISVNLQQTEDWLYEEGDDETEAVYTSKLEELKKLVDPIEYRCKDEEARAEATRELLKRIVDHRMAAKSLSAPERDAIDNECTKVELWLRESSQLQESLPKNVDPVVWSHEIKKKEEELDMSCSKIVTSKARGHDNDDGC